The Beijerinckiaceae bacterium RH AL1 genome has a segment encoding these proteins:
- a CDS encoding hypothetical protein (ID:RHAL1_00119;~conserved protein of unknown function;~source:Prodigal:2.6), with translation MDPARDSRLKAVCPIRPSSQGDQALETTLYPPVKVFLEGLGFVVKGEIGGCDIVAVKDGEPPLVVIGELKMRFNLDLVLQAVDRAAACDEVWIAARVSTRGSGREGDARFRNLCRRLGFGMLGVTDAGGVDILVSPAAPMPRRDAKRRSRLVDEHRRRHGDPALGGGSRAPIMTAYRQQALRCAAAMADGPKSPRELRPIVPTAAQILRGNVYGWFERIARGSYGLTEAGRVALVRWPQ, from the coding sequence GTGGACCCGGCGCGCGACAGCCGCTTAAAGGCGGTATGTCCGATTCGGCCGTCGTCACAGGGAGACCAGGCACTGGAAACGACGCTGTACCCCCCGGTGAAAGTCTTCCTCGAAGGCCTGGGCTTCGTCGTGAAGGGCGAGATCGGCGGCTGCGACATCGTCGCCGTGAAGGACGGCGAGCCGCCGCTCGTCGTCATCGGCGAGCTGAAGATGCGCTTCAACCTCGACCTCGTGCTGCAGGCGGTCGATCGCGCGGCGGCCTGCGACGAGGTGTGGATCGCGGCGCGCGTCTCGACGCGGGGGTCGGGCCGCGAAGGCGACGCGCGCTTCCGCAACCTCTGCCGGCGCCTCGGCTTCGGCATGCTCGGCGTCACCGATGCCGGCGGCGTCGACATCCTCGTCAGCCCCGCCGCGCCGATGCCGCGCCGCGACGCCAAGCGCCGCTCGCGCCTCGTGGACGAGCATCGCCGGCGGCACGGCGATCCGGCGCTCGGCGGCGGCAGCCGGGCCCCCATCATGACCGCCTATCGCCAGCAGGCGCTGCGCTGCGCCGCCGCGATGGCGGACGGCCCGAAAAGCCCGCGCGAGCTGCGCCCGATCGTGCCGACCGCGGCCCAGATCCTACGCGGAAACGTCTACGGCTGGTTCGAGCGCATCGCACGCGGCAGCTACGGCCTCACGGAGGCCGGCCGCGTTGCGCTCGTGCGCTGGCCGCAGTGA
- the mtnP gene encoding S-methyl-5'-thioadenosine phosphorylase (ID:RHAL1_00118;~source:Prodigal:2.6) produces the protein MTKAIVGIIGGSGVYHLPGLEDVREERVSTPWGEPSDALLFGRLGGTEAVFLPRHGRGHRLAPEGINYRANIDALKQVGVTDLVSVSACGSFKEELAPGTFVVADQFVDRTVGRQSSFFGNGCVAHVSMAHPVAPLLKKRCLAAAEAEGIAAVAGGTYVCMQGPQFSSLAESLAYKAAGYDVIGMTAMPEAKLAREAELSYAIVAMVTDYDCWHADHAHVDVAAVIAVLKANADNAARLVARLLRDFPSEHEPCPDGSDRALDTALITAPEARDPAMLQKLSTIMKRVNAPQ, from the coding sequence ATGACGAAAGCCATCGTCGGGATCATCGGCGGGTCCGGCGTGTACCATCTGCCCGGCCTCGAGGATGTGCGCGAGGAGCGCGTCTCGACGCCGTGGGGCGAGCCGTCCGACGCGCTTCTCTTCGGGCGCTTGGGCGGCACCGAGGCGGTGTTCCTGCCCCGCCACGGGCGCGGCCATCGCCTCGCGCCCGAGGGCATCAACTACCGCGCCAACATCGATGCCCTGAAGCAGGTCGGCGTCACCGACCTCGTCTCGGTCTCGGCCTGCGGCTCGTTCAAGGAAGAGCTCGCGCCCGGCACCTTCGTCGTCGCCGACCAGTTCGTCGACCGCACCGTCGGACGGCAAAGCTCGTTCTTCGGCAACGGCTGCGTCGCCCACGTCTCGATGGCGCATCCCGTCGCGCCACTTCTCAAGAAGCGCTGCCTTGCCGCCGCCGAGGCCGAGGGCATCGCGGCGGTCGCCGGCGGCACCTACGTCTGCATGCAGGGGCCGCAGTTCTCCTCGCTCGCCGAGTCGCTCGCCTACAAGGCCGCGGGCTACGACGTTATCGGCATGACCGCGATGCCCGAGGCCAAGCTCGCGCGCGAGGCCGAGCTCTCCTACGCGATCGTCGCCATGGTGACCGACTACGACTGCTGGCACGCCGACCATGCGCATGTCGACGTCGCCGCGGTTATCGCCGTGCTCAAGGCCAACGCCGACAATGCGGCGCGCCTCGTCGCGCGGCTGCTCCGCGACTTCCCCTCCGAGCACGAGCCCTGCCCTGACGGGTCGGACCGCGCGCTCGACACCGCGCTGATCACCGCGCCGGAGGCGCGCGACCCGGCGATGCTCCAAAAGCTTTCGACCATCATGAAGCGGGTGAACGCGCCGCAATGA